One Tenebrio molitor chromosome 2, icTenMoli1.1, whole genome shotgun sequence genomic region harbors:
- the LOC138124611 gene encoding keratin, ultra high-sulfur matrix protein-like, which yields MKYPILSILILVVTWMSISSAQLGCPGGNCGSPCSGGNCNSPICTGGSCGGGCRGGSCGSTCSGGSCGTPTCSGGNCEPTTCSGGSCGTTCAGGSCGTTCTGGNCGTGGCTGGNCGTGGCTGGGCGGRISTSCSSCVSGCVNRCSSNSCFNNCVGSCGCETSQPTTNNCCYVMHPKTCFTEETGNKRCVVKRHRECSDGCTSPVVSIQEGGERGCQYIRNYPYAYCGNYQRLNCGDCYYCNGRYNPSECSRQSTCPSACKNNMPGCVQTPEGTVCS from the exons ATGAAGTATCCAATTTTGTCCATCTTAATTTTGGTAGTGACATGGATGAGTATCAGTTCAGCTCAACTTGGCTGTCCTGGTGGAAACTGTGGTAGCCCTTGTAGCGGTGGAAATTGTAACAGTCCTATTTGTACCGGTGGTAGCTGCGGTGGTGGTTGTAGGGGTGGCAGCTGCGGTAGCACTTGTAGCGGTGGAAGCTGTGGTACTCCCACATGTAGCGGTGGAAACTGTGAACCTACTACTTGTAGCGGTGGAAGCTGTGGTACCACTTGTGCTGGTGGAAGCTGTGGTACCACTTGTACCGGTGGAAACTGTGGTACCGGCGGTTGTACCGGTGGAAACTGTGGTACCGGCGGTTGTACCGGCGGAGGCTGCGGTGGTAGAATTTCAACTTCATGTTCCTCCTGCGTTAGTGGATGTGTAAATCGATGCTCTTCTAATAGTTGTTTCAATAACTGTGTAGGATCTTGTGGTTGTGAGACTAGTCAACCCACAACCAATAACTGTTGTTATGTAATGCACCCTAAAACCTGCTTTACTGAAGAAACGGGGAACAAAAGGTGCGTTGTCAAGAGACACAGAGAGTGTTCTGACGGATGTACTTCCCCGGTGGTATCCATTCAGGAAGGAGGAGAACGAGGGTGTCAGTACATTCGCAACTACCCCTATGCGTACTGTGGAAATTATCAACGACTCA acTGCGGTGATTGTTACTACTGCAATGGAAGATACAATCCTTCAGAATGCTCCAGACAGAGTACGTGTCCAAGCgcttgtaaaaataatatgcCGGGTTGCGTTCAGACCCCCGAAGGAACTGTTTGTTCATAA